From Micromonospora auratinigra:
GGTGGCGTAGCCGGCGCTGTCCGGCGCGGTGGCCGCCAGTTCCCGCTTCACCTGGAGGTAGACGGCCCGCTGGGCCGGGTCGGCGCGCAGGTGGTCGCGCATCAGCAGCGCATACCGCCAGCCGGGCGAGCCGGCGACCCGCAGGTGCAGGTGCACCGGTCGGCCCGGATCGGCGCTGCCGTGCAACCGCTTCTCCCACCGCTCGCTGCCGGCCGGACGCGGGTTGTCCCACCATTCGCCGGGCAGCCGGGGAAAGCCCGCCTCGGCGAGCCGGTCGGCGAGCGGGCCGTCGGCCTCCGCCAGCGACCCGACGGTGAGCTGGAGGTCGATGACGTCCTTCGCGGCCAGACCGGGCACCGCGGTCGAGCCGATGTGGTCGACGCGCAGGTCCGCCCCGGCGGCGTGCCGGATCCGGGCGGCCAGCCGGGCGTACTGCTCGGGCCAGGTCGGGTCCGGCTCGGTGAGCACCACCTGCTCGGGTGGCCGGGCCACCCGCTGCTCACGGACATTGCGTTCGTAGGGCAGCAGGCGGTCCCGCCACAGCGCGTCCACCGCCGCGTGCAACTCGTCGAGGGTGCCGTCGTTGCCCAGCAGCACGTCGGCGGCGGCCCGTCGGCGGTCGTCGTCGGCCTGCGCGGCGATCCGCCGCTCGGCCTCCGCCCGGTCCATGCCCCGGTCGCGGCTCAACCGCGCCAACCGGGTGGCCACCGCCGTCTGCACCACCACCACCAGGTGGTACGTCGGCGCGAGCCCCACCTCCACCAGCAGCGGCACGTCGTTGACCACGACAGCGTCCGCGGGCGCGGCGGCGACCAGCTCGGCGGCCCGGGCGCGGACCCGGGGGTGGGTGATCGCCTCCAGCCGGCGGCGGGCGGTCTCGTCGCCGAAGACCAACGCGCCCAGGGCAGCCCGGTCGAGCGCGCCGTGCGCGTCGAGCACCCGGTCGGAGAAGGCGGCCACGATCTCGGCCAGCCCCTCGCTGCCCGGGGCGACCACCTCGCGGGCGATCCGGTCGGAGTCGACGAGCACCGCGCCGAGCGCGGTCAGGCGGTTCGCCACCGCGCTCTTGCCGGACCCGATCCCACCGGTCAACCCCACCTTCAGCACCCGGACAGTCAACCCGATCGGCACCCGGCTGCCAAACCCGGCCGGGTCGGGTGGGAGGTACGGGACAGGCGAGGGCCCCGCCCCCGACGGTCCGGCGTAACCGGATCGCGGGGACGGGGCCCTCGTGGTCGAGCTACCGCTCCGAGGCGCCGCGCGGTGTCAGCCGCGGCGCGTCGGAGTGGGCGTCACTTGCCGCCGGCGAGCTTCTCGCGCAGCGCGGCGAGCGCCTCGTCGGTGGCCAGGGTGCCGGCCGGCTCCTCGGCCTGCCGGCTCGGGGCCGACGAGGTCGAGGTGGTGGTGCCGGTGACGGCCGGAGCCGGGTTGGCAGCGGCCTCGGCGTCGGCGGCGCGGGAGGTCTGCACCTGCTTGGTGTGGGCCTCCCAGCGCTGACGGGCCTCGGCGTACTGGTTCTCCCAGGTCTCCCGCTGCTTGTCGTAGCCCTCGAGCCACTCGCCCGTCTCCGGGTCGAAGCCCTCCGGGTAGATGTAGTTGCCCTGCTCGTCGTAGGTCGCGGCCATGCCGTAGAGGGTCGGGTCGAAGTGCTCCTCGCCCTCGACGAAGCCCTCGTTGGCCTGCTTGAGCGACAGCGAGATCCGGCGGCGCTCCAGGTCGATGTCGATGACCTTGACCATGACCTCGGAGCCGACCTGCACGACCTGCTCCGGGATCTCCACGTGGCGCTCGGCCAGCTCGGAGATGTGGACCAGGCCCTCGATGCCGTCGTCCACCCGGACGAAGGCGCCGAACGGCACCAGCTTGGTGACCTTACCCGGCACGATCTGCTGGATCGCGTGGGTGCGGGCGAACTGACGCCACGGGTCCTCCTGGGTCGCCTTCAGCGACAGCGAGACCCGCTCGCGGTCCAGGTCGACGTCCAGGACCTCGACCTCGACCTCCTGGCCGACCTCGACGACCTCGGACGGGTGGTCGATGTGCTTCCAGGAGAGCTCGGAGACGTGCACCAGGCCGTCCACGCCACCCAGGTCGACGAACGCGCCGAAGTTGACGATCGAGGAGACGACGCCCTTGCGGACCTGTCCCTTCTGCAGCTTGTTGAGGAACTCGGTGCGCACCTCGGACTGCGTCTGCTCCAGCCAGGCCCGGCGGGACAGGACCACGTTGTTGCGGTTCTTGTCCAGCTCGATGATCTTGGCCTCGAGCTCACGCCCGACGTACGGCTGCAGGTCGCGCACGCGCCGCATCTCGACGAGCGACGCGGGCAGGAAGCCGCGCAGGCCGATGTCGAGGATGAGACCACCCTTGACGACCTCGATGACCGAGCCGCGGACGACGCCGTCCTCGTCCTTGATCTTCTCGATGGTGCCCCAGGCCCGCTCGTACTGCGCCCGCTTCTTCGAGAGGATCAGCCGCCCCTCCTTGTCCTCCTTCTGGAGGACGAGGGCCTCGATGTGGTCACCGACGGAAACCACCTCGGCCGGGTCCACGTCGTGCTTGATCGACAACTCCCGAGAGGGAATGACACCCTCGGTCTTGTAGCCGATGTCGAGCAGGACCTCGTCCCGATCGACCTTGACGACGGTGCCTTCGACAATGTCGCCGTCGTTGAAGTACTTGATGGTCTCGTCGATCGCGGCGAGGAAAGCTTCCTCAGAGCCGAGGTCGTCGTGGGTGACCTTGTTGGCGCTCGAGGTGGCCTCGATGCTGCTCGTCATGTGGGCGGTTGCTCCGGTCGGATGGGTTGTCACAGGACGCTGGGTGTCGCGGTGACTCAGTCCGCGCCAGCGGATCCGTCGCCGGGCACACCGAACGATCGCCAAGAGAAGATCATTAGTGGCTCCGGTGACCGCACACCTGCTCCCTGCCGAGGCACACGATCCGCGAGCGCATCGTCTAGCCTACCCGCTGCATTACCACAGCGTGCAAGCCCTCCCGGGTCCTCGCGACCTCGCCAGCTGCGAAAGCGGAGATTTCGCGCGGTAAGGGGCGACAGGTGTCTCGTCCGTCACACCAGCCACATCCGTACCGCGCCTGCGGTGAGCCGACGTCGGGTCCACGGGACCCGGGCCCTAGCGTGAGCGGGTGGACGACGACAGGGTGACCCGGCGGCGGGTCGGCGCCGCGGAGATCCGGCGGGCCAACCGTGGGTGGTGGGACACCGACGCGGACGACTACCAGGCCGAGCACGGCGCGTTCCTGGGCGACCTGGACTTCGTCTGGTGCCCGGAGGGGCTGCGCGAGGCCGACGCCGGGCTGCTCGGCGAGGTCGCCGGCCGGCGGATCCTCGAACTCGGCTGCGGCGCGGCGGCCGCCGCCCGGTGGCTCGCCGCCCAGGGCGCCCGGCCGGTCGCGCTGGACCTCTCCGCCGGCATGCTGCGGCACGCCGCCGAGGCCGCCGGCCGCACCGGGGTACGCGTGCCGCTGGTGCAGGCCGACGCGCTCGCGCTGCCCTTCGCCGACGCCGCGTTCGACACCGTCTGCACCGCGTTCGGCGCGATCCCGTTCGTGGACGACTCGGCGGCGGCGATGCGGGAGGTGGCCCGGGTGCTGCGCCCCGGCGGGCGCTGGGTCTTCTCGGTCACCCACCCGATGCGCTGGATCTTCCTCGACGACCCGGGCGAGGGCGGGCTGACCGCCGTGCACTCGTACTTCGACCGCTCCCCCTACGTGGAGCAGGACGAGCACGGGGTGGCCAGCTACGTCGAGCAGCACCGCACCCTGGGCGACCGGATCCGGGAACTGGTCGGGGCCGGGTTCCGGCTGCTGGACCTGGTGGAGCCGGAGTGGCCGGCCGGGCACGAGGGGATCTGGGGGCAGTGGAGCCCGCTGCGCGGGCGGCTCTTCCCCGGCACGGCGATCTTCGTGGCGGAGAAGCCGGCCCGATGACCGGGCCGGACAATCGGTGCGACCCACGCGACCAGGGACGGAGTTACGCTGACCGGGTGAGCGCCGAGCCGATCCCGACATCACCTGGCCCCTGGTGTCCGGACCCGATGCGGCAGCAGCGTGCCGACTACACGCTGGAGGACCTGCTCACCCTGCCGGACGACGCCCCCCGCGTCGAACTCGTCGACGGAGTGATCCAGGTGACGCCCTCCCCCACCCTGGGCCATCAAGACATCTCGCTGTTGCTCGCCAGGTGGCTCTCCCAGCACGTCCCGACCGATCTGCGGGTGTCGCAGGCCGTCGGGGTCGGGCTCGGGTTCAACACCAGCCGGCAGCCCGACGTGCTGCTGCGTCGCGCCGGACTGCCGGCCGACCGCTCCCTGCTGCGGCCCGAGGACGTCGTCCTCGCCGTGGAGATCGTCTCGCCCGGCACCCGCCGGATCGACCGGTTCGCCAAGCCCGGCGAGTACGCGGCCGCCGGCATCCGCCACTACTGGCGCATCGAGCAGGACCCGGTGCACGTCTACGCGTACCGGATCGGCGACCGGATCGGCCCCGGCGGGGAGCGGCAGTACGAGCTGGTCACCGACAGCGCCGAGCTGATCGAGCTGACCGAGCCGTTCGACATCAAGCTCCCGGTCGCCGAGATCACGCCGTAGCGGTAGCGCGGTCCCCACCGTTTCCGCCCGGCCGCGCCGGGTACCCGCGGAGCATGGCCGAGCAGGAGTTCCACACCGGCGACCACGTCTCCTGGGCCAGCCACAGCGGCCGGGCGTACGGGGTGGTCCGGGAGAAGCTGACCGAACGCACGCACGTACGCGGACACCCGGTGAACGCCTCGCCGGACGAGCCGCAGTACCGGATCCGCAACGACGACTCGGGCCGGGACGTCGCCCACCGACCGGAGGTGCTGCGCCGTGAGTCGCGCTGAGGACCCGCAGCAGACGTACCAGGAGTTCACCGAGGCGGTGAACATGAAGCCCGGCGAGCTGTCGCACTGGCTGGAGACGGACGAGTCCAAGCACGTCGGCTGGCGCAAGGAGGGCACCAAGGGCGGCGAGTCCGTCGGCCACGACTCGGGCCGCAAGATCGTCGACCTGCTGCGCCGCAAGCGCGACCAGCTCAGCGCCGCCGACTACAAGCACATGCGCAAGGTGGTCGGCTACGTGCACCGCCACCTGGCCCAGCGCCCCTCCGGCGACGTCCGCGACACCCGCTGGCGCTGGTCCCTGATGAACTGGGGCCACGACCCCCTCAAGTAACCGGCCGGCGGGAGCCACCGACCCGGGTCACTCGACCGACCCGGGTCACCCCGCAGATCCCCTGGCGACAGCCCGCCCACGAAGCCCGACCAGGTCAGGGTTTCCGGGGGAGCCCGCCCCGCGCAGGGATCAAGCCTGACCGCCCGGAGCGGGGTGGGCTCCCCCGGAAACCCCCACCGCGAACAGCAGGATCAGTGGTCGGCGCTGTTCCAGTCCCGCCCCTCGCCGACCGACACCTCCAGCGGCACCGACAGCGGGTACGCGGCACCCATCTGCGTCCGGACCAGGGTCTCCAGGGCCTCCCGCTCACCGGGGGCGACCTCGAAGACCAGCTCGTCGTGCACCTGGAGCAGCATCCGGGAGCGCAGCCCGGCCTCGCGCAGCGCGGTCTCGACGTGCAGCATGGCGACCTTGATGATGTCGGCCGCCGACCCCTGGATGGGGGCGTTGAGCGCCATCCGCTCGGCCATCTCGCGGCGCTGGCGGTTGTCGCTGACCAGGTCGGGCAGGTAGCGCCGGCGACCCAGGATGGTGGAGGTGTAGCCGTCCTGCCGGGCCCGGGCCACCACCTCCTGGAGGTAGTCGCGGACCCCGCCGAAGCCGGCGAAGTAGTTCTCCATCAGCCCGCGCGCCTCGTCGGCGGTGATGCCGAGCTGCTGGGACAGGCCGAACGCGCTCAGCCCGTACGCCAGGCCGTAGTTCATCGCCTTGATCTTGCGGCGCTGGTCGGCGGTGACCTCGCCGACGGGGACGGTGAAGACCGAGGAGGCGGTGGCGGCGTGGAAGTCGTGGCCGGAGTTGAACGCCTCGATCAGCGCCTCGTCCGAGGACAGGTGCGCCATGATCCGCATCTCGATCTGGCTGTAGTCGGCGGTGAGCAGGCACTCGTAGCCGTCGCCGACCACGAACGCGCGCCGGATGCGCCGCCCCTCCTCGGTCCGGATCGGGATGTTCTGCAGGTTGGGCTCGGTCGAGGAGAGCCGCCCGGTGGCCGCCACGGTCTGGTTGAAGGTGGTGTGGATCCGGCCGTCGTCGGAGACCGACTTGAGCAGCCCGTCGACGGTCGACTTGAGCTTGGCGACGTCGCGGTGGCGCAGCAGGTGGTGCAGCAGCGGGTGCTCGGTCTGCGCGTAGAGCCACTGGAGGGCGTCGGCGTCGGTGGTGTAGCCGGTCTTGATCTTCTTGGTCTTCGGCAGGCCCAGCTCACCGAAGAGGATCTCCTGGAGCTGCTTGGGCGAACCGAGGTTGAACTCCCGGCCGACCACCTCGTACGCGCCCTGCGCGGCGGCCTTCACCTCGGCCGCGAAGTGCGCCTCCAGCTCGGACAGGTAGTCGGTGTCGGCGGCGATGCCGGTGCGCTCCATGGCGGCCAGCACCCGCATCAGCGGCAGCTCCACGCCGGCCATCAGCCGGGCGGACTGCTCGCCGTCGCGGGACAGCTCGGCGTCGATGGCATCGGCCAGGTCGAGGGTGGCCCGGGCGTGCAGCATCAGGTTCTGCTCGGCCTCGTCGTCGTCGCCCAGCCCGTCGAGGGTGAGCTGACCGGTCTCCGGGGTGTCGACCCGCAGCTCGCGGTGCAGGTAGCGCAGCGCCAGGTCGGTCAGGTCGTAGGAGCGCTGGTCGGGGCGGGCCAGGTAGGCGGCGATCTGGGTGTCGCGGGCGATGCCGCGCAGCTCCCAGCCGTGCGCGGCGAACGCCAGCACCGCCGGCTTGCTGTCGTGCAGCACCTTGGGCCGCGCCTCGTCGGCCAGCCAGCCGGCCAGGGCGGTCTCGTCGGCCGCCTCCAGGGTGGCCGGGTCGAACCAGGCGGCCGCGCCGCCGGACGTGGCCAGCGCCATCCCGGTCACCGAGGCGGTGTGCCGGCGGTTCGGGCCGGTGTCGAGCTTGACGGCCAGCCCGA
This genomic window contains:
- the coaE gene encoding dephospho-CoA kinase, with amino-acid sequence MLKVGLTGGIGSGKSAVANRLTALGAVLVDSDRIAREVVAPGSEGLAEIVAAFSDRVLDAHGALDRAALGALVFGDETARRRLEAITHPRVRARAAELVAAAPADAVVVNDVPLLVEVGLAPTYHLVVVVQTAVATRLARLSRDRGMDRAEAERRIAAQADDDRRRAAADVLLGNDGTLDELHAAVDALWRDRLLPYERNVREQRVARPPEQVVLTEPDPTWPEQYARLAARIRHAAGADLRVDHIGSTAVPGLAAKDVIDLQLTVGSLAEADGPLADRLAEAGFPRLPGEWWDNPRPAGSERWEKRLHGSADPGRPVHLHLRVAGSPGWRYALLMRDHLRADPAQRAVYLQVKRELAATAPDSAGYATLKDPWFDEEHLRAEEWAAQTGWRP
- the rpsA gene encoding 30S ribosomal protein S1; translated protein: MTSSIEATSSANKVTHDDLGSEEAFLAAIDETIKYFNDGDIVEGTVVKVDRDEVLLDIGYKTEGVIPSRELSIKHDVDPAEVVSVGDHIEALVLQKEDKEGRLILSKKRAQYERAWGTIEKIKDEDGVVRGSVIEVVKGGLILDIGLRGFLPASLVEMRRVRDLQPYVGRELEAKIIELDKNRNNVVLSRRAWLEQTQSEVRTEFLNKLQKGQVRKGVVSSIVNFGAFVDLGGVDGLVHVSELSWKHIDHPSEVVEVGQEVEVEVLDVDLDRERVSLSLKATQEDPWRQFARTHAIQQIVPGKVTKLVPFGAFVRVDDGIEGLVHISELAERHVEIPEQVVQVGSEVMVKVIDIDLERRRISLSLKQANEGFVEGEEHFDPTLYGMAATYDEQGNYIYPEGFDPETGEWLEGYDKQRETWENQYAEARQRWEAHTKQVQTSRAADAEAAANPAPAVTGTTTSTSSAPSRQAEEPAGTLATDEALAALREKLAGGK
- a CDS encoding class I SAM-dependent methyltransferase, with the translated sequence MDDDRVTRRRVGAAEIRRANRGWWDTDADDYQAEHGAFLGDLDFVWCPEGLREADAGLLGEVAGRRILELGCGAAAAARWLAAQGARPVALDLSAGMLRHAAEAAGRTGVRVPLVQADALALPFADAAFDTVCTAFGAIPFVDDSAAAMREVARVLRPGGRWVFSVTHPMRWIFLDDPGEGGLTAVHSYFDRSPYVEQDEHGVASYVEQHRTLGDRIRELVGAGFRLLDLVEPEWPAGHEGIWGQWSPLRGRLFPGTAIFVAEKPAR
- a CDS encoding Uma2 family endonuclease, which encodes MRQQRADYTLEDLLTLPDDAPRVELVDGVIQVTPSPTLGHQDISLLLARWLSQHVPTDLRVSQAVGVGLGFNTSRQPDVLLRRAGLPADRSLLRPEDVVLAVEIVSPGTRRIDRFAKPGEYAAAGIRHYWRIEQDPVHVYAYRIGDRIGPGGERQYELVTDSAELIELTEPFDIKLPVAEITP
- a CDS encoding hypervirulence associated TUDOR domain-containing protein, whose product is MAEQEFHTGDHVSWASHSGRAYGVVREKLTERTHVRGHPVNASPDEPQYRIRNDDSGRDVAHRPEVLRRESR
- a CDS encoding DUF3140 domain-containing protein translates to MSRAEDPQQTYQEFTEAVNMKPGELSHWLETDESKHVGWRKEGTKGGESVGHDSGRKIVDLLRRKRDQLSAADYKHMRKVVGYVHRHLAQRPSGDVRDTRWRWSLMNWGHDPLK
- the polA gene encoding DNA polymerase I, with amino-acid sequence MTATTPRLLLVDGHSLAYRAFFALPVENFSTTTGQPTNAVYGFTSMLINVLRDEQPTHIVVAFDVSRRSFRTEKYTEYKAGRSETPTDFKGQVSLVKEVLAALQIPVVEKEGYEADDVIATLACQARDQGMEVLISTGDRDAFQLIGDRITVLYPRKGVSDLARMDPAAVEAKYGVGPQRYRDLAALVGETSDNLPGVPGVGPKTAAKWINLYGGVEGVIARADEIKGKAGDSLRERLADVIRNYEINCLVADLELPVRPEDARWQGWDREAVHQVFDTLQFRILRDRLYQYLENVEPEAEAGFELAGAVLTEPGALAGWLETHAPAGTPVGLAVKLDTGPNRRHTASVTGMALATSGGAAAWFDPATLEAADETALAGWLADEARPKVLHDSKPAVLAFAAHGWELRGIARDTQIAAYLARPDQRSYDLTDLALRYLHRELRVDTPETGQLTLDGLGDDDEAEQNLMLHARATLDLADAIDAELSRDGEQSARLMAGVELPLMRVLAAMERTGIAADTDYLSELEAHFAAEVKAAAQGAYEVVGREFNLGSPKQLQEILFGELGLPKTKKIKTGYTTDADALQWLYAQTEHPLLHHLLRHRDVAKLKSTVDGLLKSVSDDGRIHTTFNQTVAATGRLSSTEPNLQNIPIRTEEGRRIRRAFVVGDGYECLLTADYSQIEMRIMAHLSSDEALIEAFNSGHDFHAATASSVFTVPVGEVTADQRRKIKAMNYGLAYGLSAFGLSQQLGITADEARGLMENYFAGFGGVRDYLQEVVARARQDGYTSTILGRRRYLPDLVSDNRQRREMAERMALNAPIQGSAADIIKVAMLHVETALREAGLRSRMLLQVHDELVFEVAPGEREALETLVRTQMGAAYPLSVPLEVSVGEGRDWNSADH